From a region of the Pongo pygmaeus isolate AG05252 chromosome 5, NHGRI_mPonPyg2-v2.0_pri, whole genome shotgun sequence genome:
- the NHSL1 gene encoding NHS-like protein 1 isoform X2, whose translation MRQQAQTVQADVVPINITASGTGQDDVDGHSVYTPDHYSTLGRFNSYRSAGQRSETRDSSCQTEDVKVVPPSMRRIRAQKGQGIAAQMGHFSGSSGNMSVLSDSAGIVFPSRLNSDAGFHSLPRSGARANIQSLEPRLGALGPAGDMNGTFLYQRGHPQADENLGHLGGASGTGTLLRPKSQELRHFESENVMSPACVVSPHATYSTSIIPNATLSSSSEVIAIPTAQSAGQRESKSSGSSHARIKSRDHLISRHAVKDDHQSPGHHWNEGHTTILSQALDPHSPGEPTLLSLCDSAVSLNAPANRENGSQAMPYNCRNNLAFPAHPQDVDGKSESSYSGGGGHSSSEPWEYKSSGNGRASPLKLHLATPGYSTPTSNMSSCSLDQASNKEDAGSLYSEDHDGYCASVHTDSGHGSGNLCNSSDGFGNPRHSVINVFDGRAQKNQGDRSNYQDKSLSRNISLKKAKKPPLPPSRTDSLRRIPKKSSQSNGQVLNESLIATLQHSLQLSLPGKGGSSPSQSPCSDLEEPWLPRSRSQSMVSAGSSMTSATTPNVYSLCGATPSQSDTSSVKSEYTDPWGYYIDYTGIQEDPGNPTGGCSTSSGVPTGNGPVRHVQEGSRATVPQVPGGSVKPKIMSPEKSHRVISPSSGYSSQSNTPTALTPVPVFLKSMSPANGKGKPKPKVPERKSSLISSVSISSSSTSLSSNTSTEGSGTMKKLDPAMGSPPAPPPPVPSPLSPCPADRSPFLPPPPPVADCSQGSPLPHSPVFPPPPPEALIPFCSPPDWCLSPPRPALSPILPDSPVSLPLPPPLLPSSEPPPAPPLDPKFMKDTRPPFTNSGQPESSRGSLRPPSTKEETSRPPMPLITTEALQMVQLRPVRKNSGAEAAQLSERTAQEQRTPVAPQYHLKPSAFLKSRNSTNEMESESQPASVTSSLPTPAKSWSQGDHGSADERGGPVSRSSGAPSAGEAEARPSPSTTPLPDSSPSRKPPPISKKPKLFLVVPPPQKDFAVEPAENVSEALRAVPSPTRGEEGSVHSREAKESSAAQAGSHATHPGTSVLEGGAAGSMSPGRVEANVPMVQPDISPAPKQEEPAENSADTGDDGESCLSQQDGAAGVPETNTAGSSSEACDFLKEDGSDEVMTPSRPRTTEDLFAAIHRSKRKVLGRRDSDDDHSRNHSPSPPVTPTGAAPSLASPKQVGSIQRSIRKSSTSSDNFKALLLKKGSRSDTSARMSAAEMLKNTDPRFQRSRSEPSPDAPESPSSCSPSKNRRAQEEWAKNEGLMPRSLSFSGPRYGRSRTPPSAASSRYSMRNRIQSSPMTVISEGEGEAVEPVDSIARGALGAAEGCSLDGLAREEMDEGGLLCGEGPAASLQPQAAGPVDGTASAEGREPSPQCGGSLSEES comes from the exons CATCAGGCACTGGCCAAGATGATGTTGATGGCCACTCAGTGTACACCCCTGATCACTACTCTACACTAGGAAGGTTCAATAGCTATCGGTCTGCTGGGCAGCGCTCAGAAACCAGGGACTCCAGCTGTCAGACGGAGGATGTGAAGGTCGTACCACCTTCCATGAGGAGAATCAGGGCACAGAAGGGGCAAGGCATTGCTGCCCAGATGGGCCACTTCTCAGGTTCCTCTGGCAACATGTCCGTGCTGAGCGATTCTGCGGGGATCGTATTCCCTTCCCGCCTCAACAGTGATGCTGGCTTCCATAGTCTTCCGCGTTCTGGAGCAAGGGCAAACATTCAGTCTCTTGAGCCGAGGCTGGGTGCCCTCGGCCCTGCAGGAGACATGAATGGCACTTTCCTCTACCAGAGAGGTCACCCACAAGCAGATGAAAACTTAGGCCATTTAGGAGGTGCCTCAGGGACTGGAACACTTTTGAGACCCAAATCCCAGGAGCTGAGACACTTCGAGAGTGAAAATGTAATGAGCCCAGCGTGTGTGGTTTCTCCTCATGCAACCTACTCCACCAGCATCATCCcaaatgccacactgtcttcctctTCCGAGGTCATCGCTATTCCCACTGCTCAGAGTGCAGGGCAGCGGGAAAGTAAAAGTTCTGGCTCATCACATGCAAGGATAAAATCCAGAGACCACCTCATCTCCAGGCATGCTGTGAAAGATGATCATCAGTCTCCCGGTCACCACTGGAATGAGGGCCACACCACCATTCTTTCACAGGCCTTAGATCCTCATTCCCCTGGTGAACCCACACTGTTGTCCCTCTGTGACTCAGCAGTCTCTCTAAATGCTCCAGCAAATAGGGAGAATGGGTCCCAAGCCATGCCGTATAATTGTAGAAACAACCTGGCCTTCCCAGCCCACCCCCAAGATGTGGATGGCAAGAGTGAATCTAGTTATTCAGGGGGCGGAGGGCACAGCAGCTCGGAGCCCTGGGAATACAAATCCTCAGGTAATGGAAGGGCATCCCCCCTGAAGCTGCATTTGGCAACTCCTGGCTATTCCACTCCCACAAGTAACATGAGCAGCTGCAGTTTGGACCAAGCGTCCAACAAAGAGGATGCTGGGTCGCTGTATTCCGAGGACCACGATGGCTACTGTGCATCTGTACACACTGACTCTGGACATGGATCTGGGAATCTGTGCAATAGCAGTGATGGCTTTGGGAACCCCAGGCACAGCGTGATCAATGTTTTTGATGGAAGAGCTCAGAAAAACCAAGGGGACCGGTCCAATTACCAGGATAAATCCCTATCAAGAAACATCTCTTTGAAGAAAGCAAAGAAGCCTCCCCTGCCACCCTCCCGGACAGACTCCCTCCGCAGGATTCCCAAGAAGAGCAGCCAGTCCAATGGGCAGGTGCTCAATGAGAGCCTGATCGCCACACTCCAGCACTCGCTGCAGCTGAGCCTCCCAGGCAAGGGTGGCAGCTCGCCCTCCCAGAGCCCCTGCAGTGACTTGGAAGAGCCCTGGCTGCCCCGCTCCCGGAGCCAGAGCATGGTTAGCGCTGGCAGCAGCATGACTTCCGCCACCACCCCCAACGTCTACTCCCTGTGCGGGGCCACGCCATCACAGAGTGACACAAGCAGCGTCAAGTCAGAGTACACGGACCCCTGGGGTTATTACATTGACTACACGGGCATTCAGGAAGATCCAGGGAACCCAACAGGGGGCTGTTCAACCAGCAGCGGGGTGCCCACTGGGAACGGGCCAGTCCGCCATGTCCAAGAAGGGTCCAGAGCCACAGTGCCCCAAGTGCCTGGTGGTTCAGTCAAACCAAAGATCATGTCACCAGAGAAGTCACACAGAGTCATTTCTCCATCCAGTGGGTATTCCAGCCAGTCAAATACACCCACAGCACTCACCCCTGTgcctgtgtttttaaaatcaatgtcACCAGCAAACGGGAAGGGGAAGCCCAAGCCCAAGGTACCAGAAAGGAAGTCCTCTCTGATATCTTCAGTATCCATTTCCTCATCGTCCACTTCTCTTTCTTCTAATACTTCTACTGAAGGAAGTGGCACTATGAAGAAGCTGGATCCAGCCATGGGCTCTCCcccggctcctcctcctcctgttcccTCTCCTCTATCCCCTTGTCCTGCAGACaggtctcctttccttcctcccccacctcctGTCGCAGATTGCTCCCAGGGCTCTCCTCTGCCTCACTCTCCTGTGTTCCCCCCTCCGCCGCCAGAAGCTCTCATTCCTTTCTGCTCCCCACCTGATTGGTGCCTTTCTCCTCCCCGCCCTGCACTGAGCCCCATTCTTCCAGATTCACCTGTGTCCTTGCCATTGCCCCCACCTCTCCTACCTTCCTCGGAACCCCCACCCGCCCCACCTCTTGACCCCAAATTCATGAAAGACACCAGGCCGCCTTTCACAAATTCTGGCCAGCCAGAATCCTCCCGGGGATCCTTGAGGCCGCCTTCTACCAAGGAGGAGACCAGCAGGCCCCCCATGCCCCTGATAACCACGGAAGCATTGCAGATGGTGCAGTTGAGGCCCGTGAGAAAGAACTCAGGCGCTGAGGCAGCACAGTTGTCTGAACGAACAGCTCAGGAACAACGAACTCCAGTTGCTCCACAGTACCACTTAAAGCCATCTGCTTTCCTGAAATCCCGAAATAGCACAAATGAAATGGAGAGTGAAAGCCAGCCTGCCTCTGTGACAAGCTCGCTTCCAACGCCTGCCAAGAGCTGGAGTCAGGGTGACCATGGCAGTGCGGACGAGCGCGGTGGCCCTGTGAGCCGCAGCTCGGGAGCTCCAAgcgctggggaggcagaggctcgGCCCAGCCCCAGCACCACCCCACTCCCAGACTCTTCACCCAGCAGGAAGCCACCCCCCATTTCCAAGAAGCCCAAACTGTTCCTGGTGGTACCACCTCCACAGAAAGATTTTGCAGTGGAGCCCGCAGAGAACGTGAGCGAAGCCCTCCGAGCTGTGCCCAGCCCCACGAGGGGAGAGGAGGGCTCTGTGCACAGCAGGGAGGCAAAAGAGAGTTCTGCAGCCCAAGCTGGCTCTCATGCCACGCACCCTGGCACCTCGGTTCTTGAGGGAGGAGCTGCAGGATCCATGTCTCCCGGCAGAGTGGAAGCCAATGTCCCCATGGTTCAGCCCGATATCTCACCAGCCCCCAAGCAGGAGGAGCCAGCTGAGAACAGTGCGGATACTGGGGACGATGGGGAGAGCTGCCTATCTCAACAGGACGGAGCAG CTGGGGTGCCGGAGACCAACACAGCTGGTTCATCCTCAGAGGCCTGTGACTTCCTCAAGGAAGACGGGAGTGATGAGGTAATGACTCCCAGTCGACCCAGGACCACAGAAGACCTTTTTGCAGCTATTCACAG ATCCAAAAGGAAAGTCCTCGGCCGTAGAGATTCAGATGATGACCACTCCCGAAACCATTCTCCCTCCCCGCCCGTGACACCCACCGGCGCTGCCCCGAGCCTGGCCTCTCCAAAGCAAGTGGGGTCGATTCAGAGAAGCATCCGGAAGAGCAGCACCAGCAGTGACAACTTCAAAGCTCTGCTGCTGAAAAAGGGCAGTCGTTCAGACACCAGCGCCCGCATGTCTGCAGCAGAGATGCTCAAGAACACAGACCCTAGATTCCAGAGGTCGAGGTCAGAGCCTTCACCAGATGCCCCCGAGAGTCCGTCAAGCTGCTCCCCAAGCAAGAACAGAAGGGCGCAGGAGGAGTGGGCCAAGAACGAAGGCTTGATGCCTCGGAGTCTGTCCTTTTCCGGCCCCAGGTACGGCCGCAGCCGAACGCCGCCTTCTGCCGCCAGCAGCAGGTACAGCATGCGGAACCGGATCCAGAGCAGCCCCATGACCGTCATCTcggagggagaaggggaagccGTGGAGCCTGTGGACAGCATAGCCCGCGGGGCCCTGGGCGCCGCGGAGGGATGTTCCCTGGACGGACTGGCGAGGGAGGAGATGGACGAGGGCGGCCTGCTCTGTGGGGAGGGGCCTGCCGCCTCCCTGCAGCCCCAGGCCGCCGGCCCTGTGGATGGGACAGCCAGTGCAGAGGGCAGAGAGCCTTCCCCGCAGTGTGGCGGTTCTCTGAGCGAGGAGAGTTAG
- the NHSL1 gene encoding NHS-like protein 1 isoform X1 codes for MRQQAQTVQADVVPINITGENFDRQASLRRSLIYTDTLVRRPKKVKRRKTITGVPDNIQKELASGTGQDDVDGHSVYTPDHYSTLGRFNSYRSAGQRSETRDSSCQTEDVKVVPPSMRRIRAQKGQGIAAQMGHFSGSSGNMSVLSDSAGIVFPSRLNSDAGFHSLPRSGARANIQSLEPRLGALGPAGDMNGTFLYQRGHPQADENLGHLGGASGTGTLLRPKSQELRHFESENVMSPACVVSPHATYSTSIIPNATLSSSSEVIAIPTAQSAGQRESKSSGSSHARIKSRDHLISRHAVKDDHQSPGHHWNEGHTTILSQALDPHSPGEPTLLSLCDSAVSLNAPANRENGSQAMPYNCRNNLAFPAHPQDVDGKSESSYSGGGGHSSSEPWEYKSSGNGRASPLKLHLATPGYSTPTSNMSSCSLDQASNKEDAGSLYSEDHDGYCASVHTDSGHGSGNLCNSSDGFGNPRHSVINVFDGRAQKNQGDRSNYQDKSLSRNISLKKAKKPPLPPSRTDSLRRIPKKSSQSNGQVLNESLIATLQHSLQLSLPGKGGSSPSQSPCSDLEEPWLPRSRSQSMVSAGSSMTSATTPNVYSLCGATPSQSDTSSVKSEYTDPWGYYIDYTGIQEDPGNPTGGCSTSSGVPTGNGPVRHVQEGSRATVPQVPGGSVKPKIMSPEKSHRVISPSSGYSSQSNTPTALTPVPVFLKSMSPANGKGKPKPKVPERKSSLISSVSISSSSTSLSSNTSTEGSGTMKKLDPAMGSPPAPPPPVPSPLSPCPADRSPFLPPPPPVADCSQGSPLPHSPVFPPPPPEALIPFCSPPDWCLSPPRPALSPILPDSPVSLPLPPPLLPSSEPPPAPPLDPKFMKDTRPPFTNSGQPESSRGSLRPPSTKEETSRPPMPLITTEALQMVQLRPVRKNSGAEAAQLSERTAQEQRTPVAPQYHLKPSAFLKSRNSTNEMESESQPASVTSSLPTPAKSWSQGDHGSADERGGPVSRSSGAPSAGEAEARPSPSTTPLPDSSPSRKPPPISKKPKLFLVVPPPQKDFAVEPAENVSEALRAVPSPTRGEEGSVHSREAKESSAAQAGSHATHPGTSVLEGGAAGSMSPGRVEANVPMVQPDISPAPKQEEPAENSADTGDDGESCLSQQDGAAGVPETNTAGSSSEACDFLKEDGSDEVMTPSRPRTTEDLFAAIHRSKRKVLGRRDSDDDHSRNHSPSPPVTPTGAAPSLASPKQVGSIQRSIRKSSTSSDNFKALLLKKGSRSDTSARMSAAEMLKNTDPRFQRSRSEPSPDAPESPSSCSPSKNRRAQEEWAKNEGLMPRSLSFSGPRYGRSRTPPSAASSRYSMRNRIQSSPMTVISEGEGEAVEPVDSIARGALGAAEGCSLDGLAREEMDEGGLLCGEGPAASLQPQAAGPVDGTASAEGREPSPQCGGSLSEES; via the exons CATCAGGCACTGGCCAAGATGATGTTGATGGCCACTCAGTGTACACCCCTGATCACTACTCTACACTAGGAAGGTTCAATAGCTATCGGTCTGCTGGGCAGCGCTCAGAAACCAGGGACTCCAGCTGTCAGACGGAGGATGTGAAGGTCGTACCACCTTCCATGAGGAGAATCAGGGCACAGAAGGGGCAAGGCATTGCTGCCCAGATGGGCCACTTCTCAGGTTCCTCTGGCAACATGTCCGTGCTGAGCGATTCTGCGGGGATCGTATTCCCTTCCCGCCTCAACAGTGATGCTGGCTTCCATAGTCTTCCGCGTTCTGGAGCAAGGGCAAACATTCAGTCTCTTGAGCCGAGGCTGGGTGCCCTCGGCCCTGCAGGAGACATGAATGGCACTTTCCTCTACCAGAGAGGTCACCCACAAGCAGATGAAAACTTAGGCCATTTAGGAGGTGCCTCAGGGACTGGAACACTTTTGAGACCCAAATCCCAGGAGCTGAGACACTTCGAGAGTGAAAATGTAATGAGCCCAGCGTGTGTGGTTTCTCCTCATGCAACCTACTCCACCAGCATCATCCcaaatgccacactgtcttcctctTCCGAGGTCATCGCTATTCCCACTGCTCAGAGTGCAGGGCAGCGGGAAAGTAAAAGTTCTGGCTCATCACATGCAAGGATAAAATCCAGAGACCACCTCATCTCCAGGCATGCTGTGAAAGATGATCATCAGTCTCCCGGTCACCACTGGAATGAGGGCCACACCACCATTCTTTCACAGGCCTTAGATCCTCATTCCCCTGGTGAACCCACACTGTTGTCCCTCTGTGACTCAGCAGTCTCTCTAAATGCTCCAGCAAATAGGGAGAATGGGTCCCAAGCCATGCCGTATAATTGTAGAAACAACCTGGCCTTCCCAGCCCACCCCCAAGATGTGGATGGCAAGAGTGAATCTAGTTATTCAGGGGGCGGAGGGCACAGCAGCTCGGAGCCCTGGGAATACAAATCCTCAGGTAATGGAAGGGCATCCCCCCTGAAGCTGCATTTGGCAACTCCTGGCTATTCCACTCCCACAAGTAACATGAGCAGCTGCAGTTTGGACCAAGCGTCCAACAAAGAGGATGCTGGGTCGCTGTATTCCGAGGACCACGATGGCTACTGTGCATCTGTACACACTGACTCTGGACATGGATCTGGGAATCTGTGCAATAGCAGTGATGGCTTTGGGAACCCCAGGCACAGCGTGATCAATGTTTTTGATGGAAGAGCTCAGAAAAACCAAGGGGACCGGTCCAATTACCAGGATAAATCCCTATCAAGAAACATCTCTTTGAAGAAAGCAAAGAAGCCTCCCCTGCCACCCTCCCGGACAGACTCCCTCCGCAGGATTCCCAAGAAGAGCAGCCAGTCCAATGGGCAGGTGCTCAATGAGAGCCTGATCGCCACACTCCAGCACTCGCTGCAGCTGAGCCTCCCAGGCAAGGGTGGCAGCTCGCCCTCCCAGAGCCCCTGCAGTGACTTGGAAGAGCCCTGGCTGCCCCGCTCCCGGAGCCAGAGCATGGTTAGCGCTGGCAGCAGCATGACTTCCGCCACCACCCCCAACGTCTACTCCCTGTGCGGGGCCACGCCATCACAGAGTGACACAAGCAGCGTCAAGTCAGAGTACACGGACCCCTGGGGTTATTACATTGACTACACGGGCATTCAGGAAGATCCAGGGAACCCAACAGGGGGCTGTTCAACCAGCAGCGGGGTGCCCACTGGGAACGGGCCAGTCCGCCATGTCCAAGAAGGGTCCAGAGCCACAGTGCCCCAAGTGCCTGGTGGTTCAGTCAAACCAAAGATCATGTCACCAGAGAAGTCACACAGAGTCATTTCTCCATCCAGTGGGTATTCCAGCCAGTCAAATACACCCACAGCACTCACCCCTGTgcctgtgtttttaaaatcaatgtcACCAGCAAACGGGAAGGGGAAGCCCAAGCCCAAGGTACCAGAAAGGAAGTCCTCTCTGATATCTTCAGTATCCATTTCCTCATCGTCCACTTCTCTTTCTTCTAATACTTCTACTGAAGGAAGTGGCACTATGAAGAAGCTGGATCCAGCCATGGGCTCTCCcccggctcctcctcctcctgttcccTCTCCTCTATCCCCTTGTCCTGCAGACaggtctcctttccttcctcccccacctcctGTCGCAGATTGCTCCCAGGGCTCTCCTCTGCCTCACTCTCCTGTGTTCCCCCCTCCGCCGCCAGAAGCTCTCATTCCTTTCTGCTCCCCACCTGATTGGTGCCTTTCTCCTCCCCGCCCTGCACTGAGCCCCATTCTTCCAGATTCACCTGTGTCCTTGCCATTGCCCCCACCTCTCCTACCTTCCTCGGAACCCCCACCCGCCCCACCTCTTGACCCCAAATTCATGAAAGACACCAGGCCGCCTTTCACAAATTCTGGCCAGCCAGAATCCTCCCGGGGATCCTTGAGGCCGCCTTCTACCAAGGAGGAGACCAGCAGGCCCCCCATGCCCCTGATAACCACGGAAGCATTGCAGATGGTGCAGTTGAGGCCCGTGAGAAAGAACTCAGGCGCTGAGGCAGCACAGTTGTCTGAACGAACAGCTCAGGAACAACGAACTCCAGTTGCTCCACAGTACCACTTAAAGCCATCTGCTTTCCTGAAATCCCGAAATAGCACAAATGAAATGGAGAGTGAAAGCCAGCCTGCCTCTGTGACAAGCTCGCTTCCAACGCCTGCCAAGAGCTGGAGTCAGGGTGACCATGGCAGTGCGGACGAGCGCGGTGGCCCTGTGAGCCGCAGCTCGGGAGCTCCAAgcgctggggaggcagaggctcgGCCCAGCCCCAGCACCACCCCACTCCCAGACTCTTCACCCAGCAGGAAGCCACCCCCCATTTCCAAGAAGCCCAAACTGTTCCTGGTGGTACCACCTCCACAGAAAGATTTTGCAGTGGAGCCCGCAGAGAACGTGAGCGAAGCCCTCCGAGCTGTGCCCAGCCCCACGAGGGGAGAGGAGGGCTCTGTGCACAGCAGGGAGGCAAAAGAGAGTTCTGCAGCCCAAGCTGGCTCTCATGCCACGCACCCTGGCACCTCGGTTCTTGAGGGAGGAGCTGCAGGATCCATGTCTCCCGGCAGAGTGGAAGCCAATGTCCCCATGGTTCAGCCCGATATCTCACCAGCCCCCAAGCAGGAGGAGCCAGCTGAGAACAGTGCGGATACTGGGGACGATGGGGAGAGCTGCCTATCTCAACAGGACGGAGCAG CTGGGGTGCCGGAGACCAACACAGCTGGTTCATCCTCAGAGGCCTGTGACTTCCTCAAGGAAGACGGGAGTGATGAGGTAATGACTCCCAGTCGACCCAGGACCACAGAAGACCTTTTTGCAGCTATTCACAG ATCCAAAAGGAAAGTCCTCGGCCGTAGAGATTCAGATGATGACCACTCCCGAAACCATTCTCCCTCCCCGCCCGTGACACCCACCGGCGCTGCCCCGAGCCTGGCCTCTCCAAAGCAAGTGGGGTCGATTCAGAGAAGCATCCGGAAGAGCAGCACCAGCAGTGACAACTTCAAAGCTCTGCTGCTGAAAAAGGGCAGTCGTTCAGACACCAGCGCCCGCATGTCTGCAGCAGAGATGCTCAAGAACACAGACCCTAGATTCCAGAGGTCGAGGTCAGAGCCTTCACCAGATGCCCCCGAGAGTCCGTCAAGCTGCTCCCCAAGCAAGAACAGAAGGGCGCAGGAGGAGTGGGCCAAGAACGAAGGCTTGATGCCTCGGAGTCTGTCCTTTTCCGGCCCCAGGTACGGCCGCAGCCGAACGCCGCCTTCTGCCGCCAGCAGCAGGTACAGCATGCGGAACCGGATCCAGAGCAGCCCCATGACCGTCATCTcggagggagaaggggaagccGTGGAGCCTGTGGACAGCATAGCCCGCGGGGCCCTGGGCGCCGCGGAGGGATGTTCCCTGGACGGACTGGCGAGGGAGGAGATGGACGAGGGCGGCCTGCTCTGTGGGGAGGGGCCTGCCGCCTCCCTGCAGCCCCAGGCCGCCGGCCCTGTGGATGGGACAGCCAGTGCAGAGGGCAGAGAGCCTTCCCCGCAGTGTGGCGGTTCTCTGAGCGAGGAGAGTTAG